A window of the Bdellovibrio sp. ZAP7 genome harbors these coding sequences:
- a CDS encoding JAB domain-containing protein, with translation MPVRFKTGVHFPSFPDRCDESARLRFLQRSQCMTEITSSAQAFETLKTFINPYAEELWVIALSPQLQVIATEMIFRGTADHCPTHPRDIFRFLILKNASFFMMAHNHPSSSVQPSDQDLITTRKMHNCGKLFQIPLLDHIIFSERDYYSMADNGFFKRFKGSRV, from the coding sequence ATGCCCGTGCGTTTCAAGACGGGTGTCCACTTTCCGTCCTTCCCTGATCGGTGTGATGAGTCCGCCCGGTTACGCTTTTTGCAACGTTCCCAATGCATGACAGAAATCACCAGCAGCGCCCAAGCTTTTGAAACCTTGAAAACGTTCATAAACCCCTATGCCGAAGAATTGTGGGTCATTGCATTAAGTCCGCAGCTACAAGTTATCGCGACGGAAATGATTTTTAGGGGGACCGCGGATCATTGCCCGACGCACCCCAGAGATATCTTTCGTTTTCTTATTTTAAAAAACGCCAGTTTCTTTATGATGGCGCACAACCATCCCAGCTCCAGTGTTCAACCTTCTGATCAGGATCTGATTACCACCCGAAAAATGCACAACTGCGGCAAGCTGTTTCAAATACCACTTTTAGATCACATTATTTTCAGCGAACGGGACTATTATAGTATGGCTGACAACGGATTTTTCAAAAGGTTCAAAGGATCGCGCGTTTGA
- the lpoB gene encoding penicillin-binding protein activator LpoB has translation MIKNLLLGAMAVSLLALTSCGPKAFTKGDYDDVNRENLLNDQWSETDMQKAVQDLVNSALQSPAITQSKKMPIVIVTGLQNKTSEHIDTQSIMDMIRVDLMKSGKVAFIDKEARGDIADEYNYQNSGMTSAETKKGPGGQIGADFIINGRLDSIVQEVGKDKSVYYKLTLNLTNLKTSMITWSDQKQIRKVFKKKSIGL, from the coding sequence ATGATCAAGAATTTGCTACTTGGTGCAATGGCTGTTTCTTTGTTGGCTCTTACGAGCTGTGGTCCTAAGGCGTTCACGAAAGGTGATTACGATGACGTGAACAGAGAGAATCTTTTGAACGACCAATGGTCTGAAACAGATATGCAAAAAGCTGTTCAGGATCTTGTGAACAGTGCCCTTCAATCTCCGGCAATCACGCAGTCCAAAAAAATGCCCATCGTGATCGTGACTGGTTTGCAAAATAAAACCAGCGAACACATCGACACCCAAAGCATCATGGATATGATCCGTGTTGATCTGATGAAATCTGGCAAAGTAGCTTTCATCGATAAAGAAGCTCGCGGTGATATCGCTGACGAATACAATTACCAAAACTCGGGTATGACAAGTGCTGAAACTAAGAAAGGCCCTGGCGGTCAAATTGGTGCAGACTTCATCATCAACGGTCGTTTGGATTCAATCGTTCAAGAAGTTGGGAAAGACAAATCCGTATATTACAAACTGACTTTGAATTTGACGAATTTGAAAACAAGCATGATCACTTGGTCAGACCAAAAACAAATTCGTAAAGTGTTTAAGAAAAAATCTATCGGACTATAA
- a CDS encoding COG3014 family protein — MGLFFLLLSTGCASYQSKVDKARTSLIARNYDAALKDLEPLANKQDGDQLVYLLDYGVALQISGKVDESNTTFLRADKLSEQLDYQSVSRVTGSLLLNQGMVQYKGDTFEKIFINAYLAMNFLEIGKLDDALVEARRINEKFQKYRLDEKQKFELNPFSKYLSALIWEANRDYDDAYIAYQEAYKLDPTIPRIGEDLIRSAKNARRPDTYKDWKKKFPEVKEDPDWYNKSLGELVIIYQQGWGPRKYAAKNEYRLPALYPTPSETKLARLTIDGGATVVSHPIYDVQEAAIKTLQEDYGVLVAKRIAGLATKAVAADQVRQQNKLLGDLTYLALNIADQADLRQWSMLPQTIQIIRVPLSAGEYKFNLEGLSLSGAPTGEALYNQRVTIKSGQKKFIVWRSLK, encoded by the coding sequence GTGGGTCTTTTTTTTCTTCTGCTAAGTACGGGATGTGCATCTTATCAAAGTAAGGTGGATAAAGCCCGTACGTCCCTTATCGCTCGCAATTACGATGCGGCTTTGAAGGATCTTGAGCCGCTTGCTAATAAACAAGATGGTGATCAGTTAGTTTACTTGTTGGACTATGGCGTGGCTTTGCAGATTTCAGGTAAAGTCGATGAAAGTAACACGACATTTTTGCGCGCAGATAAACTCAGTGAACAGCTCGATTATCAGTCTGTTTCTCGAGTGACTGGTTCACTTTTATTAAACCAAGGTATGGTTCAGTATAAAGGTGACACCTTCGAAAAGATTTTCATCAATGCGTATCTTGCGATGAACTTCCTCGAAATTGGTAAGCTTGATGATGCTTTGGTTGAAGCTCGCCGTATCAATGAAAAATTTCAAAAGTATCGCCTCGATGAAAAACAGAAATTTGAACTGAATCCGTTCAGTAAATATTTGTCGGCGTTGATTTGGGAAGCAAACCGCGATTACGATGATGCCTACATCGCGTATCAAGAAGCTTATAAATTGGATCCCACAATTCCTCGTATCGGTGAGGACCTGATTCGTTCAGCAAAAAATGCCCGTCGTCCCGATACATATAAGGATTGGAAAAAGAAATTTCCTGAAGTGAAGGAAGATCCCGATTGGTACAATAAATCCCTGGGAGAGTTGGTGATTATATACCAACAGGGGTGGGGGCCCAGAAAATACGCGGCAAAAAATGAATACCGTTTGCCGGCCTTGTATCCAACTCCCAGTGAAACAAAACTCGCTCGTCTAACAATTGACGGGGGAGCAACGGTCGTCAGTCATCCAATTTACGATGTTCAAGAAGCCGCCATCAAAACTTTGCAGGAAGACTATGGAGTCTTGGTCGCGAAACGAATTGCGGGACTTGCCACTAAGGCTGTGGCAGCAGATCAAGTCCGCCAACAGAACAAATTGCTGGGTGATTTGACTTATTTAGCATTAAATATCGCCGACCAGGCGGATCTTCGTCAGTGGTCGATGCTTCCACAAACAATTCAAATCATCCGGGTTCCCTTAAGTGCAGGGGAGTATAAATTCAATCTAGAAGGTTTGAGTCTATCAGGCGCGCCGACCGGCGAAGCTTTGTACAATCAGAGGGTCACAATCAAGTCAGGCCAAAAGAAATTCATCGTTTGGCGATCCCTTAAGTAG